In a genomic window of Methanogenium sp. S4BF:
- a CDS encoding FumA C-terminus/TtdB family hydratase beta subunit, whose protein sequence is MNALSTPLGDEVLTLRAGDRVTLSGMIYTARDEAHLRMQEAGIPFDPEGAAVYHCGPVVKDGTIIAAGPTTSARMNELSGFLLDAGVRALIGKGGMGDTVREQLRGRGVYLAFTGGCAALAASRMTLKGVFYEDLGMPEAVWAIECRELPLTVAIDAEGGDLFRDVRLASEKIFDEMF, encoded by the coding sequence ATGAACGCCCTCTCCACCCCGCTGGGCGATGAGGTGCTCACCCTCCGGGCAGGCGACCGGGTCACCCTCTCCGGCATGATCTACACCGCCCGCGACGAGGCACACCTTCGCATGCAGGAGGCAGGCATCCCCTTTGACCCGGAAGGGGCGGCTGTCTACCACTGCGGCCCGGTGGTGAAGGACGGCACCATCATCGCCGCCGGCCCCACGACCAGTGCACGGATGAACGAACTCTCCGGGTTCCTTCTGGACGCAGGCGTCCGGGCACTCATCGGCAAGGGCGGCATGGGCGACACCGTGCGGGAGCAGCTGCGGGGCAGGGGCGTCTATCTCGCCTTCACCGGCGGGTGTGCGGCCCTTGCGGCGTCACGGATGACCCTGAAAGGGGTTTTCTATGAAGATCTCGGGATGCCTGAGGCAGTATGGGCCATCGAATGCAGAGAACTCCCCCTGACCGTTGCGATCGATGCCGAAGGGGGTGACCTCTTCCGTGATGTCCGCCTCGCTTCAGAGAAAATATTTGACGAAATGTTCTGA
- a CDS encoding ferredoxin family protein, protein MKLIIDERRCKGCNLCTTVCPYTIFQEGRKLNERGIIVPILDRPERCTNCRLRHLYGRQLCGACQMICPDQAICWKEEEPYSENNVVIEF, encoded by the coding sequence ATGAAACTAATAATCGATGAACGGCGATGCAAGGGATGCAACCTCTGCACCACCGTCTGCCCATATACCATATTTCAGGAAGGCAGAAAACTCAATGAGCGGGGCATTATCGTCCCCATCCTTGACCGGCCGGAACGGTGCACCAACTGCCGCCTGCGCCACCTCTACGGCAGACAGCTCTGCGGCGCATGCCAGATGATCTGCCCCGACCAGGCCATCTGCTGGAAAGAAGAAGAACCTTATTCCGAGAATAACGTGGTGATCGAGTTTTGA
- a CDS encoding 2-oxoacid:acceptor oxidoreductase subunit alpha produces MSKIEFMQGNTACCEGALAAGCSFFGGYPITPSTEIAELMALRLPKAGGTFIQMEDEIAGIGSVIGASWTGARSMTATSGPGFSLMMENIGYAVMTETPCVIVNIQRGGPSTGQPTMSAQGDMMQCRFGSHGDMATIAVVPSTVQEMYELTAKAFNLADRFRVPTFVMSDETIGHMRERVIIPDSVDIVPRKPLLEGELPFQAGEDGVPGFAKFGSGHRVHVTGLTHDERGYPDTTNPETHEKLVLRLYNKVESKRHEIADYDAVNTDAETVFVTYGPCARTVRQVLHDHPDEEIGHLNLRIVWPFPEDTLKLFPNAKTFIVPELNLGQMAREVARHMSGQKVLSMPKIGGLIHTPAELYAAVEAER; encoded by the coding sequence TTGAGCAAAATTGAATTCATGCAGGGCAATACGGCATGCTGTGAGGGAGCTCTTGCGGCCGGATGCAGTTTCTTCGGCGGGTATCCCATCACCCCGTCCACCGAGATTGCCGAGCTGATGGCACTGAGGCTCCCGAAGGCGGGAGGCACCTTCATCCAGATGGAGGACGAGATCGCGGGCATTGGTTCTGTCATCGGTGCATCGTGGACCGGCGCACGGTCCATGACGGCCACATCCGGGCCGGGGTTCTCCCTCATGATGGAGAACATCGGCTACGCGGTGATGACCGAAACCCCCTGTGTCATCGTCAACATCCAGCGGGGCGGCCCTTCGACCGGCCAGCCGACGATGTCTGCACAGGGCGACATGATGCAGTGCCGCTTCGGTTCACACGGCGACATGGCAACGATCGCAGTCGTCCCCTCGACTGTGCAGGAGATGTATGAACTCACCGCAAAGGCGTTCAATCTCGCCGACCGGTTCCGTGTCCCCACCTTCGTGATGTCCGACGAGACCATCGGCCATATGCGGGAGCGGGTCATCATCCCGGATTCGGTCGATATCGTCCCCCGGAAACCCCTCCTCGAAGGAGAACTTCCCTTCCAGGCAGGCGAGGACGGCGTCCCCGGATTTGCGAAGTTCGGCAGCGGGCACCGGGTGCATGTCACCGGGCTTACCCACGACGAACGCGGATACCCGGACACGACCAACCCGGAGACCCATGAAAAGCTGGTCCTGCGCCTCTACAACAAGGTGGAGTCAAAGCGCCACGAGATTGCGGACTATGATGCGGTCAACACCGATGCGGAGACCGTCTTTGTCACCTACGGCCCCTGTGCCCGCACCGTCCGGCAGGTCCTCCACGACCACCCGGACGAGGAAATAGGCCACCTCAACCTGCGCATCGTCTGGCCGTTCCCCGAGGACACCCTGAAGCTCTTCCCCAATGCAAAGACCTTCATCGTGCCGGAACTGAACCTCGGCCAGATGGCACGCGAGGTCGCCCGGCACATGAGCGGCCAGAAGGTCCTCTCCATGCCGAAGATTGGCGGCCTCATCCATACGCCCGCAGAACTCTATGCCGCAGTGGAGGCAGAGCGATGA
- a CDS encoding thiamine pyrophosphate-dependent enzyme has protein sequence MSTRVFEKWYREDRLPHIFCTGCGNGTVMNCSIKAVDAMQWNIDDTVFVSGIGCSSRAPGYISTDSLHTTHGRALAFATGVKMANPDLHVVVFTGDGDLSAIGGNHFIHACRRNIDMTVICMNNMIYGMTGGQGSPCTPVGKISTTTPYGAAEPVFDLAELAVAAGANHVARWTSYHTAELTKAIITGLSTEGLSFIEAMVQCPTAYGRRNKLRQVTDQVEWMRTHAMLLQKVRRMEQEGKPIPEEHFAVGEFVRRHRPAMGVRR, from the coding sequence ATGAGCACCCGTGTCTTTGAGAAGTGGTACCGGGAAGACCGGCTGCCGCACATCTTCTGCACCGGGTGCGGCAACGGCACCGTGATGAACTGCTCCATCAAGGCAGTGGACGCGATGCAGTGGAATATCGACGACACCGTCTTTGTCTCCGGCATCGGCTGCTCCTCCCGTGCGCCGGGATACATCTCCACCGACTCCCTGCACACCACCCACGGCAGGGCGCTCGCGTTTGCCACCGGCGTGAAGATGGCAAACCCCGACCTCCATGTGGTGGTCTTCACCGGTGACGGGGACCTCTCGGCGATTGGCGGCAACCATTTCATTCATGCATGCCGCCGCAACATCGACATGACCGTCATCTGCATGAACAATATGATCTACGGCATGACCGGCGGACAGGGGAGCCCCTGCACCCCGGTCGGGAAGATCTCGACCACCACCCCCTACGGGGCGGCAGAGCCGGTCTTTGATCTCGCAGAACTTGCGGTCGCAGCCGGTGCAAACCATGTGGCCAGATGGACGTCCTACCACACGGCAGAACTCACCAAGGCCATCATCACCGGCCTCTCCACCGAGGGCCTCTCGTTTATCGAGGCGATGGTGCAGTGCCCGACCGCCTACGGCAGGAGAAACAAACTCCGGCAGGTGACCGATCAGGTGGAGTGGATGCGGACGCATGCCATGCTCCTCCAGAAGGTCCGCCGGATGGAGCAGGAAGGCAAACCCATTCCCGAAGAGCACTTCGCCGTCGGTGAATTCGTGCGCCGGCACCGCCCGGCAATGGGGGTGCGCCGATGA
- a CDS encoding 2-oxoacid:ferredoxin oxidoreductase subunit gamma, translating into MRHEVLFSGFGGQGVILSAVILGRAAALYSNKHAVQTQVYGPEARGGASMSAVVIDDEPILYPKVTTPDIYVIMSQQGFEKYGAGASPEATMLVDSELVFSRPQCACIEIPATLEAKDTLGRVIVANIIMLGALVTATGVVSEEAIERAVLDSVPKGTEDLNLKALHRGFELGKQ; encoded by the coding sequence ATGAGGCACGAAGTCCTCTTCTCCGGTTTCGGAGGGCAGGGAGTCATCCTCTCGGCCGTGATCCTCGGCCGTGCGGCAGCCCTCTACAGCAATAAACACGCCGTCCAGACGCAGGTCTACGGGCCGGAGGCGCGGGGCGGTGCGTCGATGAGCGCAGTGGTCATCGACGACGAACCCATCCTCTACCCGAAGGTCACCACCCCTGATATCTATGTCATTATGTCACAGCAGGGGTTTGAGAAATACGGGGCAGGCGCATCACCTGAAGCCACGATGCTGGTCGACTCAGAACTGGTCTTCTCGCGGCCGCAGTGCGCCTGCATCGAAATCCCGGCCACGCTGGAGGCAAAAGACACCCTCGGCCGGGTCATCGTCGCAAATATCATCATGCTCGGGGCCCTCGTGACCGCCACCGGTGTGGTCTCGGAGGAGGCCATTGAACGAGCGGTTCTCGACAGTGTCCCGAAAGGGACAGAGGACCTGAACCTGAAGGCCCTTCACCGCGGATTTGAACTTGGAAAACAATAA
- a CDS encoding ATP-grasp domain-containing protein produces the protein MKLLEFEAKEIFKEYGIPVPNGVVIRNPDELRRQLNGFTDEVVVKSQVDVGGRGKAGGIIITDKAEAVSTAEHLFSFPIKGLIPKAVLVEEKLPIDHEYYVSITIDRSTRQPMILFAETGGVDIEETARTRPEALRRAGFSPLLTGVPGFLMRQILGSAPKELGPVINNLYKAFCASDALLAEINPLVTTSRGVFAADAKLIVDDNALARQGITANRDLTPREREAEENGFSYVELDGSIGVIGNGAGLTMSTLDLIAHYNGKAANFLDVGGGAGRERVMKAVRLVAGMPDVKVIVVNLLGGITRCDEVAKGIIEAGIDQHVITRLAGTNEEEGKALLAKNGYQMLDTMEDVVRQAVQEAAA, from the coding sequence ATGAAACTCCTTGAATTTGAAGCAAAAGAGATTTTCAAAGAATACGGGATCCCGGTCCCGAACGGTGTGGTAATCAGAAACCCGGACGAACTCCGGCGCCAGCTCAACGGCTTCACGGACGAAGTCGTGGTCAAATCGCAGGTTGACGTGGGCGGACGGGGAAAGGCGGGCGGCATCATCATCACCGACAAGGCAGAGGCCGTCAGCACCGCCGAACATCTCTTTTCCTTCCCCATCAAGGGCCTCATCCCGAAGGCGGTTCTTGTGGAGGAGAAGCTGCCGATAGACCATGAATACTATGTGTCCATCACCATCGACCGGTCGACACGCCAGCCCATGATTCTCTTTGCAGAGACGGGCGGCGTCGACATCGAGGAGACCGCCCGGACACGGCCGGAAGCACTCAGGCGTGCGGGATTCTCACCGCTCCTCACCGGGGTGCCGGGATTCCTGATGCGCCAGATCCTCGGCAGCGCCCCCAAAGAGCTCGGGCCGGTCATCAATAACCTCTACAAGGCGTTCTGCGCCTCAGACGCCCTCCTGGCAGAAATAAACCCCCTCGTGACCACCTCGCGGGGCGTCTTTGCCGCAGACGCAAAGCTCATCGTCGACGACAATGCCCTCGCACGGCAGGGCATCACCGCAAACCGCGACCTGACCCCGCGGGAGCGGGAGGCAGAGGAGAACGGGTTCTCCTATGTCGAGCTGGACGGCTCGATTGGCGTCATCGGCAACGGTGCCGGGCTGACCATGTCCACGCTTGACCTCATCGCCCACTACAACGGTAAAGCGGCAAACTTCCTCGATGTCGGCGGCGGTGCCGGGCGGGAGCGGGTCATGAAGGCCGTCCGTCTGGTGGCCGGCATGCCGGATGTGAAGGTCATCGTGGTCAACCTCCTCGGCGGCATCACCCGCTGTGACGAGGTGGCAAAAGGCATCATCGAAGCGGGCATTGACCAGCACGTGATCACCCGTCTTGCAGGAACGAACGAAGAGGAAGGCAAGGCCCTGCTCGCGAAAAACGGCTACCAGATGCTCGACACCATGGAAGATGTCGTGAGACAGGCAGTACAGGAGGCAGCAGCATGA
- the sucD gene encoding succinate--CoA ligase subunit alpha, with amino-acid sequence MIYGDHTTGVIVQGATGNQGAFHINLMNQYAQETGGRGVVAGVTPGKGGQKVHGVPVYDSVREAMAEHDATTSVLFVPGFAAGDSIMEAASAGLELVVAITEGIPVHDTMRALAFARMEGCTVIGPNCPGILSPGELKLGIMPPQLAMPGHVGIISRSGTLTYEVINELTRAGIGQSTVVGIGGDPVIGQTFTEVLERFEADPQTKAVVLIGEVGGNLEEEGATSTSLPLVTYIAGISAPPEKRMGHAGAIIEGGEGDAVSKIARLRQLGFPVAGKPSDIPGLVRELL; translated from the coding sequence ATGATATACGGCGACCATACGACAGGCGTCATCGTCCAGGGGGCGACCGGCAACCAGGGCGCATTCCACATCAATCTCATGAACCAGTATGCACAGGAGACCGGCGGACGCGGTGTGGTGGCAGGCGTCACCCCCGGCAAAGGCGGCCAGAAGGTGCACGGCGTTCCGGTCTATGACAGTGTACGGGAGGCGATGGCGGAGCATGATGCAACGACATCCGTTCTCTTTGTGCCCGGATTTGCCGCAGGCGACTCCATCATGGAGGCGGCAAGCGCGGGCCTTGAACTGGTCGTCGCCATCACCGAGGGCATCCCGGTGCACGACACCATGCGGGCCCTTGCCTTTGCACGGATGGAGGGCTGCACGGTCATCGGACCGAACTGCCCCGGCATCCTCTCCCCCGGCGAACTGAAGCTGGGCATCATGCCGCCGCAGCTTGCCATGCCCGGACACGTGGGCATCATCTCCCGCAGCGGAACCCTCACCTATGAGGTCATCAACGAGCTCACACGGGCGGGCATCGGGCAGTCCACCGTGGTCGGCATCGGCGGCGACCCCGTGATCGGCCAGACCTTCACCGAGGTGCTGGAGCGCTTTGAGGCCGACCCGCAGACAAAGGCCGTCGTTTTGATCGGCGAAGTGGGCGGAAACCTCGAGGAGGAGGGGGCGACCTCAACCAGCCTCCCGCTTGTCACCTATATCGCCGGCATCTCCGCACCGCCGGAGAAGCGGATGGGCCATGCAGGCGCCATCATCGAGGGCGGCGAGGGCGATGCGGTCTCAAAGATTGCACGGCTCAGGCAGCTGGGCTTCCCGGTTGCAGGAAAGCCATCCGACATTCCGGGGCTGGTGCGGGAGCTGCTATGA
- a CDS encoding diadenylate cyclase has translation MTQTMLKAAAALAEEVGAKAIVSFIEPVEFTCDIPVIWVQDLQLDVLRDLTMHDILEISERHLHDAAVQIYISQRYESGKVVGVFPYAILVYDINQGKEFISVKEFDDLVPRGVMTAVLQLALEIAVEGREGRSIGTAFIIGNTEEIHSHSHSAIINPYQGHRKEVRDITNRDNWESVKEFAQLDGVFVVDTTGSIQSAGRYIDVKGDDLSLPHGMGGRHRATASLTRIIPAVGVTISESGGMVRVFRNGECWLTVRSDVRIKN, from the coding sequence ATGACCCAGACGATGCTGAAGGCGGCCGCAGCACTTGCAGAAGAGGTCGGCGCAAAGGCAATCGTCTCCTTTATCGAGCCGGTGGAGTTCACCTGTGACATCCCTGTTATCTGGGTGCAGGACCTGCAGCTCGATGTCCTCCGTGACCTCACGATGCACGACATCCTTGAGATCTCCGAGCGCCACCTGCATGATGCCGCCGTACAGATCTACATCTCCCAGAGGTATGAATCGGGCAAGGTCGTCGGCGTCTTTCCGTATGCAATCTTAGTCTATGACATCAACCAGGGCAAGGAGTTCATCAGCGTCAAGGAGTTCGACGATCTGGTGCCGCGGGGCGTCATGACCGCCGTCCTCCAGCTGGCCCTCGAGATCGCGGTCGAAGGGCGGGAGGGCCGCTCCATCGGCACCGCGTTTATCATCGGCAACACCGAGGAGATTCACAGCCACTCCCACTCGGCGATCATCAACCCCTACCAGGGGCACCGGAAAGAGGTGCGTGACATCACCAACCGGGACAACTGGGAGAGCGTAAAGGAGTTTGCCCAGTTAGACGGGGTCTTTGTGGTCGACACCACGGGCTCCATCCAGTCAGCCGGCCGGTATATCGATGTCAAAGGGGACGATCTGAGCCTCCCCCACGGCATGGGCGGCAGACACCGGGCCACCGCATCCCTCACCCGCATCATCCCCGCAGTAGGCGTCACCATCTCCGAGAGCGGCGGCATGGTCCGGGTGTTCCGGAACGGCGAGTGCTGGCTCACCGTCCGGTCTGATGTCCGGATTAAAAACTGA
- a CDS encoding tetratricopeptide repeat protein — protein sequence MIDNASETYLHTNWSYYICGYLISEMGDDERALVHLNKALETDSTYAQAWYYKGKALSGLGRDREAAECFARAEELDERYTVPWTEKWPVSIIFRNLTLIYLVLAFGGLGIYIAKREGKF from the coding sequence ATGATAGATAATGCTTCAGAAACCTATCTGCATACGAACTGGAGCTATTACATCTGCGGATACCTGATCTCAGAGATGGGGGACGATGAACGGGCTCTCGTGCACTTAAATAAAGCACTGGAAACCGACAGCACCTATGCTCAGGCATGGTATTACAAAGGGAAGGCATTGTCTGGTCTGGGAAGAGACCGGGAAGCTGCGGAGTGTTTTGCCCGTGCAGAAGAACTTGATGAACGGTATACAGTTCCCTGGACAGAAAAATGGCCGGTCAGCATCATTTTCAGGAATCTGACATTGATATATCTGGTTCTTGCATTCGGAGGACTGGGCATCTATATCGCAAAACGGGAAGGAAAATTTTGA
- a CDS encoding ABC transporter ATP-binding protein: MKVPERIRAISGFVRGLFVIPQREHIRLNSRDLTFFLKYLRPVMHLAVLCILFNILLSGVKVLYPLTTKILIDNIFLGNDPAGIIQELNTLLPAWMVTQISWIFYSLTALIIAVLLLGVLTVVLQVSISYVTVCFREAYTFHLQTDLFSHVLRFPIAYFRSHQTGYIMSRLTEDVSVLEYIFSQFLPQMLSNITYIIMSVGILFALNTRLTSLVIVLAPLFLVGNFFFVRYIRAVTYEERERRADISKDLQEIITGIESVKVHTAERREYQRLSSALSAAIDTRIRNTMLNSFSQQVRFGTQSLIMLTVLWFGGNAVLAGSMTVGDFVAYTAYIATFAGAMNSLLSFPILLQPAFTSAERIQELFRLTPEADENEGIIPETTEGTITFSDVSFSYQENVPVLSHVTLTLKRGEIYGISGKTGAGKTTLISLILSFYRPDTGTILLDGRDIATLNGTWLREQISVVSQDLFLFNKTIRENILYSRPDATDDDVIAAATRAQIHDEILALPHGYDTVVGERGTQLSVGQRQRISIARAFLKDAPILILDEPTSALDERTEEALIPLLKALSADRTTILISHRPSVLRITDIIYVVKDGTVYMK, translated from the coding sequence ATGAAGGTACCGGAGAGAATCCGGGCCATATCCGGATTTGTCAGGGGGCTCTTTGTCATCCCCCAACGGGAGCATATTCGCCTCAACTCCCGCGATCTGACTTTTTTTCTGAAATATCTGCGACCGGTGATGCACCTTGCGGTTCTCTGTATTCTCTTCAATATCCTGCTCAGTGGCGTAAAGGTGCTTTACCCCCTGACGACAAAGATCCTTATTGACAATATCTTTCTCGGCAATGACCCTGCAGGCATCATTCAGGAGCTAAACACCCTTCTTCCGGCATGGATGGTCACACAGATCTCATGGATCTTTTATTCCCTGACAGCCCTCATTATCGCGGTTCTCCTGCTCGGAGTGCTCACCGTTGTTCTTCAGGTTTCCATCAGTTATGTAACCGTCTGTTTCCGGGAAGCCTATACCTTTCATCTCCAGACCGATCTCTTCAGTCATGTGCTGCGGTTTCCCATAGCGTATTTCCGTTCCCATCAGACCGGCTACATCATGTCGCGCCTGACAGAGGATGTCAGTGTTCTGGAGTATATCTTCTCGCAGTTTCTCCCCCAGATGCTGTCAAATATTACCTATATCATCATGTCAGTCGGCATTTTATTTGCCCTCAACACCCGGCTGACATCCCTCGTGATTGTGCTGGCCCCCCTCTTTCTGGTCGGCAATTTCTTTTTTGTCAGGTACATCCGGGCAGTTACGTACGAGGAGCGGGAGCGGCGGGCCGACATCTCAAAGGATCTCCAAGAGATTATTACCGGCATCGAGAGTGTCAAGGTTCATACCGCAGAGCGGCGTGAATACCAGCGGCTTTCATCAGCGCTCTCTGCAGCCATTGACACCCGCATCAGAAATACGATGCTGAACAGTTTTTCCCAGCAGGTGCGGTTCGGCACCCAGTCCCTGATTATGCTCACGGTACTCTGGTTTGGGGGTAATGCTGTTCTTGCAGGCAGTATGACAGTGGGGGATTTTGTGGCATATACCGCCTATATCGCCACATTTGCCGGAGCGATGAATTCACTGCTGTCTTTTCCCATCCTCCTGCAGCCGGCATTTACCTCGGCCGAACGGATACAGGAACTCTTCAGGCTTACGCCTGAGGCAGATGAGAATGAAGGCATCATACCTGAAACCACGGAAGGGACCATCACCTTTTCAGATGTCTCGTTTTCCTATCAGGAGAATGTACCGGTGCTGTCCCATGTCACCCTCACCCTGAAACGTGGGGAAATATATGGTATTTCCGGGAAAACAGGTGCAGGAAAGACGACACTTATAAGTTTGATTCTGTCTTTTTACCGCCCGGATACCGGAACTATTCTTTTAGACGGGAGAGATATTGCCACCCTGAACGGTACATGGCTCAGGGAGCAGATTTCAGTTGTTTCACAAGACCTCTTTCTTTTCAATAAAACGATCAGGGAAAACATCCTCTACAGCAGGCCGGATGCGACCGATGATGACGTCATTGCAGCAGCAACCAGGGCACAGATACACGATGAAATTCTGGCACTACCTCACGGATATGATACGGTGGTCGGTGAACGGGGCACCCAGCTATCTGTTGGGCAGCGGCAGCGGATTTCTATTGCCCGTGCATTTCTAAAAGACGCCCCGATTCTTATCCTGGACGAGCCAACATCTGCACTGGATGAACGGACAGAAGAGGCCCTCATTCCTCTCCTGAAAGCACTCTCTGCAGACCGGACAACGATTCTGATATCCCACCGCCCCTCGGTCCTCAGGATTACAGACATCATTTACGTGGTGAAGGACGGGACGGTTTATATGAAATAA
- a CDS encoding PqqD family protein: MNTEISLNSVIKPSEDVVSRDVMGELIIVPLTSGIGDMEDEIYTMNDTGRAVWDRLDGKASLGEIAKALEAEYDAPPGAIETDVHGIAAELLRRRMVVEV; the protein is encoded by the coding sequence ATGAATACAGAAATAAGTCTCAATTCAGTAATTAAACCGTCGGAAGATGTCGTATCACGGGATGTCATGGGCGAACTTATCATCGTCCCCCTCACCTCCGGAATCGGCGATATGGAAGACGAGATCTACACCATGAACGACACGGGGCGGGCAGTCTGGGACAGGCTTGACGGAAAGGCCAGTCTTGGTGAGATAGCCAAAGCCCTTGAAGCCGAATATGACGCTCCCCCCGGTGCAATTGAAACCGACGTGCATGGGATCGCTGCCGAACTGCTCCGGCGGAGAATGGTTGTTGAAGTCTGA
- a CDS encoding GNAT family N-acetyltransferase, which translates to MKSEQTSTIEPEKDRSVYTSKIRLELLKAVTERGKLFRFRAPGFSMYPFIRNGDIITVAPLPENGPETGDVVAFVHPGTGNLIVHRVVEKTDRGYLIRGDNTEGPDGTIPASSLIGVVVRVEHKERDAAVAGIRYGRRPIAMLSRTGHLRKITRTISHFKGAGAAGLQTAQKFALYRRVAGSLKPRISIAEADDQDMNNFYSGWNYHPDQPPYRPDPLVTNFVAKDGKEIVGFVQLMRHPESHHPYAGYWLIDLMVRVPYRGMGIGRDLSEQVILMAEQEGAPELSLIVGETNRPAISLYRKLGFEPLTQPELEQQISDEYASTGIRRIAMHRICERRT; encoded by the coding sequence TTGAAGTCTGAACAGACCAGCACGATTGAACCGGAGAAAGACAGGAGTGTATATACCAGTAAAATACGGCTTGAACTCCTCAAGGCCGTCACAGAACGGGGAAAACTCTTCCGCTTCCGTGCACCCGGATTCAGCATGTACCCGTTCATCAGGAACGGTGATATCATCACCGTCGCCCCCCTGCCTGAAAACGGCCCGGAGACCGGCGATGTGGTGGCATTTGTCCACCCCGGCACCGGCAACCTGATCGTCCACCGGGTGGTTGAAAAGACCGACCGCGGCTACCTGATCCGGGGAGACAACACTGAGGGGCCGGATGGGACGATTCCTGCATCCAGCCTCATCGGAGTCGTCGTCAGGGTCGAGCATAAGGAAAGGGATGCAGCAGTAGCAGGGATCAGGTATGGGCGAAGACCGATAGCCATGCTCAGCAGAACGGGTCACCTCCGTAAGATCACCAGAACTATCAGCCATTTCAAAGGAGCGGGTGCAGCAGGTCTACAGACAGCCCAGAAATTCGCATTATACCGGCGGGTGGCAGGCTCATTAAAACCCCGGATATCCATCGCGGAAGCGGATGATCAGGACATGAACAACTTCTACAGCGGGTGGAATTATCATCCTGACCAGCCGCCATACCGACCCGACCCGCTGGTGACGAATTTCGTTGCAAAAGACGGCAAAGAGATCGTCGGCTTCGTCCAGCTTATGCGTCACCCTGAATCCCATCATCCCTACGCCGGATATTGGCTTATCGACCTGATGGTCAGGGTACCATACCGCGGCATGGGCATTGGGAGAGACCTCTCAGAACAGGTGATCCTGATGGCCGAACAGGAGGGGGCACCGGAATTGTCTCTCATTGTCGGGGAAACGAACAGACCAGCCATATCGCTCTACCGGAAGCTTGGGTTCGAACCACTCACACAACCGGAGCTGGAGCAGCAAATAAGCGATGAGTATGCATCGACCGGGATTCGGCGGATAGCAATGCACAGGATCTGCGAACGCAGAACATAA